A window of the Gammaproteobacteria bacterium genome harbors these coding sequences:
- a CDS encoding TRAP transporter large permease subunit translates to MSESVNIVLPHWVYWGWLAIMPVIFMWLTRKSSKLAATPSPDEETALQVLAEEDPALHAPGNWLTRGIDWVSEQSGVFVSLWTVNAVCAYFYEVVSRYLFDAPTIWVHQASYLMFGMQYVIAGAFALLHGDHVRVDVIYVKLPKLGQIGMDIFTSAFFFMFSLAMLGTSWTFFTDSLGMLETTDETWRIQFYPIKATMVLGAVLLTLAGLSKLIKDIQVYRQLRRQGIDTAQSSAESETSRRGKIGTYILLGAMGIVLLVSLIQLVNILFYDPYGDKHFLFTLSGVLSNVDVATLTILMFVSLAALLMMGLPMAFVVGGLGVVWIYLVGGQTMLNIIPSRIFPLMANSDLAAIPLFIFMASMLERAGLIEEMFDVVYKWMGGLRGGLAAATILASTILAAMVGVIGAAVVTMGIIALPAMLKRKYDPQIALGSIMAGGTLGILIPPSILAILYAVVAQQSVGRLYLGSVLPGLMLSGTYVLYVLIRTWLKPEMGPSLPVEERVNLKEKLMLLFRLAAPVALVFLVLGLLFAGIATPVEAAGIGSFGAMVVAAMHGRFSLQAVREASITTARASAMVLWIIFGASIFVGFFILQGGQQFITESILGSGLSPYGILLVMMIMLIFLGMFLDWVGILLLTVPIFVPIIKSLAFGGMFGLPAPEADDLALWFGVLFLVNMQMSFLSPPFGYALFYIRGVCPPEISMGTIFRSSIAFLIMQLTGLILCVLFPGIITWLPDVVYGAGS, encoded by the coding sequence ATGTCCGAATCAGTCAATATCGTTCTACCCCATTGGGTGTATTGGGGATGGCTGGCGATCATGCCCGTCATCTTCATGTGGCTTACACGCAAGAGTTCGAAACTTGCCGCCACCCCCTCGCCCGACGAGGAGACCGCCCTCCAGGTTCTTGCCGAAGAAGACCCCGCACTGCATGCACCGGGCAACTGGCTTACCCGCGGCATCGACTGGGTGAGCGAACAAAGCGGCGTGTTCGTCTCGCTGTGGACCGTCAATGCGGTGTGCGCCTACTTCTACGAGGTCGTATCGCGCTACCTGTTCGACGCACCGACCATCTGGGTGCATCAGGCCTCTTATCTGATGTTCGGCATGCAATATGTGATCGCCGGGGCATTCGCTCTGCTGCACGGCGACCACGTCCGGGTCGACGTGATCTACGTCAAGCTGCCCAAGCTCGGGCAGATCGGCATGGATATCTTTACGTCGGCGTTCTTTTTCATGTTCTCGCTGGCCATGCTCGGCACGTCCTGGACCTTCTTCACGGACTCGCTCGGCATGCTGGAGACCACGGACGAAACCTGGCGCATCCAGTTCTATCCGATCAAGGCCACGATGGTGCTGGGCGCGGTTCTGCTGACCCTGGCCGGCCTGTCCAAGCTGATCAAGGATATCCAGGTGTATCGCCAGCTGCGGCGTCAGGGCATCGATACCGCACAATCCTCCGCTGAGTCGGAGACCAGCAGGCGCGGCAAGATCGGCACGTACATACTGCTCGGCGCCATGGGCATCGTGTTGCTGGTGTCGCTGATCCAGTTGGTCAACATCCTGTTCTACGACCCGTACGGCGACAAGCACTTCCTGTTCACTCTGAGCGGCGTCTTGAGCAACGTCGATGTCGCCACGCTGACCATCCTGATGTTCGTTTCACTCGCCGCCCTGCTCATGATGGGCCTGCCCATGGCCTTCGTGGTCGGCGGACTGGGGGTGGTATGGATCTATCTGGTCGGCGGGCAGACCATGCTCAACATCATCCCGAGCCGGATCTTTCCGCTCATGGCCAACTCGGACCTGGCGGCCATTCCGCTGTTCATCTTCATGGCCTCCATGCTGGAACGCGCCGGCCTGATCGAGGAGATGTTCGACGTGGTCTACAAGTGGATGGGCGGACTGCGCGGCGGACTGGCCGCGGCCACCATCCTGGCCTCCACCATTCTGGCCGCGATGGTCGGGGTGATCGGCGCCGCGGTGGTGACCATGGGCATCATCGCCCTGCCCGCCATGCTCAAACGCAAGTACGACCCGCAGATCGCCCTCGGTTCGATCATGGCCGGCGGCACGCTGGGTATTCTGATCCCACCCTCCATTCTCGCCATTCTGTACGCCGTGGTGGCGCAGCAGTCCGTCGGCCGGCTCTACCTCGGTTCCGTGCTGCCGGGTCTGATGCTGTCCGGCACATACGTCCTTTACGTGCTGATCCGCACCTGGCTCAAACCGGAAATGGGGCCATCCCTGCCCGTGGAGGAACGCGTCAATCTGAAGGAAAAGCTCATGCTGCTGTTCCGGCTTGCAGCGCCGGTCGCTCTGGTCTTCCTGGTCCTGGGCCTGCTGTTCGCGGGTATCGCCACCCCGGTCGAGGCGGCCGGTATCGGATCGTTCGGTGCCATGGTGGTCGCGGCCATGCACGGACGGTTCAGTCTCCAGGCCGTGCGCGAGGCATCCATTACCACGGCGCGCGCCTCGGCCATGGTGCTGTGGATCATTTTCGGCGCGTCGATCTTCGTCGGGTTCTTTATCCTCCAGGGTGGCCAGCAGTTCATCACGGAAAGCATTCTCGGTTCGGGCCTGTCGCCGTACGGCATCCTGCTGGTAATGATGATCATGCTCATCTTCCTGGGCATGTTCCTGGACTGGGTCGGCATCCTGCTGCTGACCGTGCCGATCTTCGTACCCATCATCAAGTCGCTGGCCTTCGGTGGGATGTTCGGGCTGCCTGCGCCTGAAGCCGATGATCTGGCGCTGTGGTTCGGCGTGCTGTTCCTGGTCAACATGCAGATGTCCTTCCTCAGTCCGCCGTTCGGCTACGCGCTGTTCTACATTCGCGGTGTCTGCCCGCCCGAAATAAGCATGGGCACGATCTTCCGCTCGTCGATCGCCTTCCTGATCATGCAGCTGACCGGTCTGATCCTCTGCGTCCTGTTCCCGGGCATCATTACCTGGCTGCCGGACGTGGTGTATGGTGCCGGTTCCTGA
- the dctP gene encoding TRAP transporter substrate-binding protein DctP: protein MTNSDKPEDKSTLGTEGEETASGRRKFLKNAAIAGGAVILGAPYIRSAEAASTQTWKVQTTWDAGTTGYKLFEGWCNSIKEKSGGELSFKPFPAKSVAADNNALFDAVRSGVLQAMNPFSLYWSGKIPATVFLSSYPAGPDLPSQWETMFYGLGMLEMTRDIYKKYGLFYVGPIQHDANIIHSKTPVDNLEQLKGMKIRLPGGMVAEVFEKFGVSTTSMPGSDIYPALEKGTIDAADYVGPAINWDLGFAEVTKYIICMGPPGHTSLYQPVDLMDLTVNMGAWKRLSPKMQKFVEEQVQTYSVHHYTAIQKADLVAMDKFLKAGTSVSRLSPEDVTRFRRAAIPVWYEWAKKNPDAKRVFKLQLDYMLNPYMGYVTKDDIKGLSL from the coding sequence ATGACTAACAGTGATAAACCAGAGGACAAAAGTACGCTGGGCACGGAGGGCGAGGAGACCGCATCGGGTCGCCGCAAATTTTTGAAAAACGCGGCGATCGCGGGGGGAGCCGTCATACTGGGGGCGCCATACATCCGTAGTGCGGAAGCCGCCAGCACGCAGACCTGGAAGGTCCAGACCACCTGGGATGCCGGCACCACGGGCTACAAGCTGTTCGAGGGCTGGTGCAACAGCATCAAGGAAAAATCGGGGGGCGAACTGAGCTTCAAACCCTTCCCCGCGAAATCCGTCGCGGCGGACAATAACGCCCTGTTCGACGCCGTACGCAGCGGCGTGCTGCAGGCGATGAATCCGTTCTCGCTCTACTGGTCCGGCAAGATCCCCGCCACGGTGTTCCTGTCATCCTATCCCGCCGGTCCCGATCTGCCGAGTCAGTGGGAAACGATGTTCTACGGTCTGGGCATGCTGGAAATGACCCGAGACATCTATAAGAAGTACGGGCTGTTCTACGTGGGCCCCATCCAGCACGACGCCAACATCATTCACTCCAAGACCCCGGTCGACAACCTGGAACAGCTCAAGGGCATGAAGATCCGCCTGCCCGGCGGCATGGTCGCGGAGGTGTTCGAGAAATTCGGCGTCAGCACCACCAGCATGCCCGGTTCGGACATCTACCCCGCACTGGAGAAAGGCACCATCGACGCGGCCGACTACGTGGGCCCGGCGATCAACTGGGACCTTGGCTTCGCCGAGGTGACGAAATACATCATCTGCATGGGCCCTCCCGGACACACCTCGCTGTATCAGCCGGTGGACCTGATGGACCTGACCGTGAACATGGGTGCCTGGAAGCGACTGTCGCCCAAGATGCAGAAGTTCGTCGAGGAACAGGTGCAGACCTATTCCGTGCACCATTACACCGCCATCCAGAAAGCGGACTTGGTTGCGATGGACAAGTTCCTCAAGGCCGGCACCAGCGTTTCGCGCCTGTCACCGGAAGACGTGACGCGGTTCCGGCGTGCGGCAATCCCTGTGTGGTACGAATGGGCCAAGAAGAACCCCGACGCCAAGCGGGTCTTCAAGCTCCAGCTCGACTACATGCTCAACCCCTATATGGGTTACGTGACGAAGGACGACATCAAAGGACTCAGCCTGTAA